From the genome of Limisalsivibrio acetivorans, one region includes:
- a CDS encoding DUF1015 domain-containing protein: MAIVRPFMGVRYNLEKVLLKQVIAPPYDVISEKMKEELKERCGTNVVKLILPDGEEDKYKNASKLYEDWKKDDTLVKDKKQSFYLYEQVYTFAGREYVRTGFIGLLRLEELGKGSVFPHEKTLAGPKKDRLELMKACKTNFSQIFGLYMDKENRLANNFNSVKKNMPVSSAVDDEGVKNTIWQIDDHEIIESIEAFLKDKAIYIADGHHRYETALNYRNHMREQNEDIEGDIKPYDYVMMMFVNFYDEGLKIFPTHRVVELGNDFSYEEFKEKVSKSFELVEIESKEQGDKFVNEPGENRNFLVYYDNKYLGLTLRDEVLETLHPVYRKVDTFLIQETVIKECLGMTDEQILRKEGIYFLQTMDQINSVMEQKPAMALMLKGVDIDVVREISESGLVMPQKSTYFYPKLQTGLVINEL; the protein is encoded by the coding sequence GTGGCTATTGTCAGACCTTTTATGGGCGTTCGGTACAACCTCGAGAAGGTACTGCTTAAGCAGGTAATCGCACCCCCTTATGATGTTATTTCAGAGAAGATGAAAGAGGAGCTTAAGGAACGCTGTGGAACAAACGTTGTTAAGCTTATCCTTCCCGATGGTGAAGAGGATAAGTATAAGAACGCCTCAAAGCTCTATGAGGACTGGAAAAAGGACGACACCCTCGTTAAGGACAAGAAGCAGAGCTTCTATCTTTACGAACAGGTTTACACATTTGCTGGCAGGGAGTACGTCCGAACCGGGTTTATCGGCCTCCTGAGGCTTGAGGAGCTTGGTAAAGGCTCTGTATTCCCCCATGAGAAAACTCTGGCAGGTCCCAAGAAGGACAGGCTTGAGCTCATGAAGGCGTGTAAAACAAACTTCAGCCAGATCTTTGGCCTCTATATGGACAAAGAGAACAGGCTTGCTAACAACTTCAACAGCGTTAAGAAGAACATGCCTGTTTCTTCCGCCGTTGATGACGAGGGTGTGAAGAACACCATCTGGCAGATCGATGATCACGAAATAATAGAGAGCATTGAGGCCTTCCTTAAGGACAAGGCTATCTATATAGCGGATGGGCATCATCGCTACGAGACAGCTCTTAACTACCGTAACCACATGCGGGAGCAGAATGAGGACATCGAAGGGGATATCAAGCCCTACGATTATGTCATGATGATGTTTGTGAACTTCTACGATGAAGGTCTCAAGATATTCCCCACCCACAGGGTTGTGGAACTCGGTAACGATTTCTCCTATGAAGAGTTCAAGGAGAAGGTATCCAAGAGCTTCGAGCTTGTGGAGATAGAAAGCAAAGAGCAGGGGGACAAGTTTGTCAACGAACCCGGCGAAAACCGCAACTTCCTTGTGTACTACGATAATAAATATCTTGGTCTTACTCTCAGGGATGAAGTTCTTGAGACCCTCCACCCCGTTTACCGCAAGGTTGACACTTTTCTGATTCAGGAGACTGTTATCAAGGAATGCCTAGGTATGACCGATGAGCAGATCCTTCGCAAGGAGGGTATCTACTTCCTGCAGACGATGGACCAGATAAACAGTGTAATGGAGCAGAAGCCTGCAATGGCACTTATGCTCAAAGGTGTGGATATAGACGTAGTACGTGAGATTTCAGAGAGCGGGCTGGTTATGCCCCAGAAGTCCACCTACTTCTATCCGAAACTCCAGACAGGGCTTGTTATCAACGAGCTTTAA
- the tyrS gene encoding tyrosine--tRNA ligase codes for MLSVEEQMQHIRRGSEEIISEEELAGKIKKSIETNTPLRIKAGFDPTAPDLHLGHTVLIQKLKHFQELGHQVVFLIGDFTGMIGDPSGKSETRKALTKEEVLVNAETYKEQVFKILDPEKTEVAFNSHWMEKMTSSDMIKLASSYTVARMLERDDFSKRYNENRPISIHEFMYPLVQGYDSVALRSDVELGGTDQKFNLLVGRDLQRQDGQAAQCALTMPILEGLDGVQKMSKSLGNYVGINESPADMFGKLMSISDELMFRYYLLLSDRSLGELEGMKKGVEDGSLHPMEAKKQLAVEIVSRFWGDKAGKEARDGFENVFSKKGLPDDMQEIKAEGRTLLELIRALNFAPSNGEARRTAKQGGVSLDGEKVEDLEQTIDKGETILKVGKRKFAKIIVD; via the coding sequence GTGCTTTCAGTAGAAGAACAGATGCAGCATATCCGCAGAGGGTCCGAGGAGATTATCTCCGAAGAGGAGCTTGCGGGGAAGATTAAGAAATCAATAGAGACGAACACTCCGCTGAGGATCAAAGCGGGATTTGACCCCACAGCCCCCGATCTCCACCTCGGGCACACCGTGCTCATCCAGAAGCTTAAGCATTTCCAGGAACTCGGTCATCAGGTTGTTTTCCTCATTGGGGACTTTACCGGCATGATCGGAGACCCCTCGGGGAAGTCCGAAACCAGAAAGGCACTAACCAAAGAAGAGGTTCTTGTTAATGCAGAAACCTATAAAGAACAGGTTTTTAAGATACTCGATCCCGAGAAGACAGAGGTAGCATTCAACAGCCACTGGATGGAAAAGATGACATCCAGTGATATGATCAAGCTTGCATCCTCCTACACAGTTGCTAGGATGCTTGAAAGGGACGATTTCTCCAAGCGGTACAATGAAAACAGACCTATAAGCATACATGAATTCATGTATCCCCTTGTTCAGGGGTACGATTCCGTCGCCCTGCGCTCCGATGTTGAGCTCGGCGGAACTGATCAGAAGTTCAACCTGCTTGTTGGCAGGGATCTCCAGAGGCAGGATGGTCAGGCGGCACAGTGTGCCCTCACCATGCCCATACTTGAAGGGCTGGACGGCGTTCAGAAGATGTCCAAGTCCCTTGGGAACTATGTCGGCATAAACGAGTCCCCGGCGGATATGTTCGGGAAACTCATGTCCATAAGCGATGAGTTGATGTTCAGATACTACCTCCTCCTCTCCGACAGAAGCCTTGGGGAGCTTGAGGGTATGAAAAAGGGAGTTGAGGACGGAAGTCTGCACCCCATGGAGGCGAAGAAGCAGCTCGCTGTTGAGATCGTGTCCAGGTTTTGGGGTGACAAGGCGGGCAAAGAGGCCAGAGACGGCTTCGAAAACGTTTTCTCCAAGAAAGGACTCCCCGATGATATGCAGGAAATTAAAGCGGAAGGGAGAACCCTTCTGGAATTGATAAGAGCCCTGAACTTTGCTCCCAGTAACGGTGAGGCGAGAAGAACCGCCAAGCAGGGGGGCGTCAGCCTTGACGGTGAAAAGGTGGAAGACCTTGAACAAACCATCGATAAGGGCGAAACAATACTCAAAGTGGGCAAGCGTAAGTTTGCCAAAATAATTGTGGACTAG
- a CDS encoding prepilin peptidase, which translates to MDIPTLFAGTFVFIFGLVFGSFLNVLIARWPRDLSVVSPPSSCPRCHARIRFYDNIPVLSWIILKAKCRSCGAQISIVYPLVELTVGLLFLALFAKHGLDIYFLKHALFVFLLLGAGYSDLFTALDKDFECGIIPDQFTLGGIGAGLVFSFWTMPGIKGALLGGAVGFLALYIPALLFRVFAKKEGMGGGDIKLMAMTGVFLGAFPIYFVVLISALIGVAVGLPSVILMKNRNYMIPYGPFISAAAIVYIFYNRLLIQWFTAFVQ; encoded by the coding sequence TTGGACATCCCGACGTTATTCGCCGGTACATTCGTTTTCATATTCGGACTCGTCTTCGGCAGCTTCCTTAATGTTTTAATAGCCCGCTGGCCCCGTGATCTTTCGGTGGTATCTCCGCCGTCATCCTGCCCCAGATGCCATGCTCGAATCAGATTCTACGATAATATACCCGTTCTCAGCTGGATTATTCTTAAGGCGAAATGCCGAAGCTGTGGTGCACAGATATCAATAGTCTATCCCCTGGTGGAGCTTACTGTGGGCTTATTGTTTCTTGCGCTTTTTGCCAAGCACGGGCTCGACATATACTTTCTTAAGCATGCCCTCTTCGTATTTCTCCTGCTCGGTGCGGGTTACAGCGATCTTTTCACAGCGTTGGATAAGGATTTCGAATGCGGGATTATCCCCGACCAGTTCACCCTTGGCGGTATTGGCGCAGGGCTCGTCTTCTCCTTCTGGACCATGCCGGGCATAAAGGGTGCTCTCCTCGGCGGAGCAGTGGGCTTTCTCGCCCTCTATATCCCCGCTCTACTTTTCAGAGTCTTTGCCAAGAAAGAGGGGATGGGTGGCGGAGATATCAAGCTTATGGCTATGACGGGTGTTTTCCTCGGGGCGTTTCCCATATATTTCGTTGTTCTTATCAGCGCACTCATAGGTGTGGCTGTGGGGCTTCCCTCTGTGATACTTATGAAAAACAGAAACTACATGATCCCCTACGGTCCTTTTATATCCGCGGCGGCTATCGTTTATATCTTCTATAACCGCCTGCTGATACAGTGGTTCACAGCTTTTGTCCAATAA
- a CDS encoding chemotaxis protein CheX — translation MKAEHINPFIISTSEVFKTMVGVEPKKEDVYLKEENEFSYDVSGVIGLAGDATGYVIISMPEPLALQIYNGFAGEEKKSVDGDVTDAIGEILNMIAGGAKQVFSRLGVRFKISLPNVVIGKEHKIAQKKDTQSLCVKFTVEESSFVIEAALKEKG, via the coding sequence ATGAAAGCAGAACATATTAACCCTTTTATCATTTCTACTAGTGAAGTTTTCAAGACCATGGTTGGTGTCGAGCCGAAGAAAGAGGATGTTTACCTGAAGGAGGAGAACGAGTTCTCCTATGATGTATCGGGCGTTATCGGCCTTGCCGGGGATGCGACAGGTTATGTCATTATCAGTATGCCCGAGCCCCTTGCTCTTCAGATATATAATGGATTCGCAGGGGAGGAGAAAAAGAGCGTTGACGGGGATGTAACCGATGCCATCGGTGAGATCCTGAACATGATCGCCGGCGGTGCCAAACAGGTTTTCTCAAGGCTCGGTGTACGTTTTAAGATATCCCTTCCCAACGTTGTTATCGGCAAGGAACACAAGATTGCCCAGAAGAAGGACACACAGAGCCTCTGTGTGAAATTCACCGTTGAGGAGAGCTCCTTTGTAATTGAGGCGGCTCTTAAAGAGAAGGGCTAA
- a CDS encoding LpxI family protein, with amino-acid sequence MIGVVAGNGDMPRLVAESVRESGKSPVCIALSSSIAESLAGCCDDVTEIPPVQVGKIIKTLVGKGVRDVVFAGKVEKSILFEKIRFDSTAIKMLLTLPDRRDDTIMNGIRREFEKKGLRILKQTEVLKNYLVPEGTLTKRQPTKDEMKDIAFGFTMAKKIGELDIGQTIVVRNRAVVAVEAIEGTDRAVQRGCSLAGEGGVVVKVKRPGQDERFDIPTVGVDTLRHIADNNGAVLAIEAEKTFVVNLEECIRFADGAGIAFVSYRD; translated from the coding sequence ATGATCGGTGTGGTGGCCGGAAACGGGGATATGCCCCGTCTGGTGGCGGAGAGCGTGCGTGAGTCGGGGAAGTCACCCGTTTGTATTGCACTCTCCTCTTCCATAGCAGAATCATTGGCCGGCTGCTGCGATGATGTTACGGAGATCCCTCCGGTTCAGGTGGGCAAGATCATCAAAACCCTTGTAGGCAAGGGTGTTCGTGATGTTGTCTTCGCCGGAAAGGTGGAGAAATCCATCCTGTTCGAAAAGATACGCTTCGACTCCACAGCCATAAAAATGCTCCTCACTCTCCCCGACAGGCGTGATGATACGATCATGAACGGAATACGCAGGGAGTTTGAGAAGAAGGGGCTTCGAATCCTCAAACAGACTGAAGTGTTGAAAAACTATCTCGTCCCAGAGGGTACGCTGACCAAGAGACAGCCCACTAAGGATGAGATGAAGGATATAGCCTTCGGGTTCACGATGGCGAAAAAAATTGGTGAGCTTGATATAGGGCAAACCATAGTTGTCCGCAACAGGGCGGTTGTGGCGGTTGAGGCCATAGAAGGCACGGACAGAGCAGTCCAGAGGGGCTGCTCCCTCGCAGGGGAGGGGGGCGTAGTGGTTAAGGTTAAGCGCCCGGGACAGGATGAGCGTTTCGATATCCCCACCGTTGGTGTTGACACATTACGTCATATCGCCGATAATAACGGTGCCGTTTTGGCGATCGAAGCAGAAAAAACCTTTGTAGTAAATCTGGAGGAGTGCATCCGTTTCGCAGACGGTGCAGGGATAGCTTTTGTCTCCTATCGGGATTAG
- a CDS encoding Gfo/Idh/MocA family protein yields MLNVGIIGLGKMGKYHLNIYDELTNANMAGMCDASEEVLGELSKRYPYKTYTDYRELLPHVDAVTIAAPTVHHYDIAKECLEAGVHVLVEKPITTDLAQAEELFNIAEKRGLVLHIGHVERFNGAVQELRKIATDPYLIESRRVGPYNPNFAGDSIVLDLMIHDIDIIVNMVNSDVTELQASGYSVHSKLPDYASVHLHFANNTTAHILVSRVTQKKDRTMSISQKDSFISLDYTSQDINIYRNIQSTQIMGNKELRYKNEYVLERLFVYKDNPLKQEIKHFLDCVSGQEECRVVTVEHELKSLKIALKIDEILMKDKGAIEVNL; encoded by the coding sequence ATGTTGAATGTAGGGATTATAGGACTGGGCAAGATGGGGAAATACCATCTGAACATCTATGATGAGCTCACCAATGCTAATATGGCCGGCATGTGCGATGCTTCGGAGGAGGTGCTCGGTGAGTTGAGCAAACGCTACCCCTACAAAACATATACCGACTACAGGGAGCTCCTCCCCCATGTGGATGCCGTCACCATCGCTGCTCCCACCGTGCACCATTACGACATCGCAAAGGAATGCCTTGAGGCTGGTGTGCATGTACTTGTGGAGAAGCCGATAACCACCGACCTCGCCCAGGCTGAAGAGCTTTTTAACATAGCCGAAAAGAGGGGGCTTGTTCTCCACATCGGGCATGTTGAGCGTTTCAACGGCGCTGTTCAGGAGCTTCGCAAGATCGCCACGGACCCTTATCTCATAGAGTCCCGCAGGGTTGGCCCGTATAATCCCAACTTTGCTGGCGACAGCATCGTTCTGGATCTGATGATCCACGATATCGATATAATAGTTAATATGGTGAACAGTGATGTGACGGAGCTTCAGGCCTCCGGTTACTCTGTTCATTCCAAGCTTCCCGATTATGCCTCTGTCCATCTTCATTTTGCAAATAACACCACCGCCCATATCCTCGTGAGCAGGGTTACCCAGAAGAAGGACCGCACCATGAGCATCAGCCAGAAGGATTCCTTCATATCACTGGACTACACGAGTCAGGATATAAACATATACCGTAACATCCAAAGCACTCAGATCATGGGCAACAAAGAGCTGCGGTATAAAAACGAATACGTCCTTGAGCGTCTTTTTGTCTACAAGGACAATCCCCTCAAGCAGGAGATAAAACACTTCCTGGACTGCGTAAGCGGACAGGAGGAGTGCAGGGTTGTCACAGTTGAGCATGAGCTTAAGTCTCTCAAGATAGCCCTCAAGATCGATGAGATTCTTATGAAGGACAAGGGGGCCATCGAGGTTAATCTCTGA
- the lpxA gene encoding acyl-ACP--UDP-N-acetylglucosamine O-acyltransferase: MIASGAVVDKTSEIHESAVIEDGAFIGKNCVIGPNVSVGRNAVIEMCTTLGEECIVSPNAHVGGAPQDISYRGEDTRLEIGANCVIREFATLHRASTKEDWVTRVGNDCYIMAYSHVAHDTQLGNNVIMTSYSCTAGHVRVGDFVNFGGYGGVHQFVRIGSMCMIGNRTTVLKDLPPFCLAYGAEAGISGLNAVGLKRRGVSPEARRELKRALHIYRDLKNSLSDVIKMLGELEQYDEIKQFIEFIQSDSKRSLIRR, encoded by the coding sequence ATGATAGCATCTGGAGCAGTGGTTGATAAAACCTCAGAGATTCATGAGAGCGCCGTCATTGAAGATGGTGCTTTTATAGGAAAAAACTGCGTAATCGGGCCCAACGTAAGTGTTGGGCGAAACGCTGTAATAGAGATGTGCACAACCCTCGGCGAGGAGTGTATTGTTTCCCCTAACGCCCATGTGGGGGGAGCTCCGCAGGATATCAGCTACCGGGGTGAGGATACCCGCCTTGAGATCGGTGCAAACTGCGTTATCCGCGAGTTTGCCACCCTCCACCGTGCAAGCACGAAGGAGGACTGGGTAACAAGGGTTGGAAACGATTGCTACATAATGGCCTACAGCCATGTGGCCCACGACACCCAGCTTGGGAACAATGTCATCATGACGAGCTACTCCTGCACAGCAGGGCATGTACGTGTGGGTGATTTTGTTAACTTCGGTGGCTACGGCGGTGTACATCAGTTTGTGCGCATCGGTTCTATGTGTATGATAGGCAACAGAACCACCGTTCTTAAGGATCTTCCCCCCTTCTGCCTTGCTTATGGGGCGGAGGCTGGAATAAGCGGACTAAACGCTGTGGGTCTCAAACGCAGAGGGGTATCCCCTGAAGCGAGACGTGAGCTTAAGCGTGCGCTTCATATCTACCGAGACCTGAAGAACAGCCTAAGCGATGTTATAAAGATGCTCGGAGAACTCGAGCAGTACGATGAGATAAAGCAGTTTATAGAATTTATTCAGTCAGACAGTAAAAGAAGTCTAATCAGGAGATAG
- the fabZ gene encoding 3-hydroxyacyl-ACP dehydratase FabZ has product MMDLNKILEILPHRYPLLLVDRVLDIQDDSIKAQKNVTYNEQFFQGHFPGLPVMPGVLIVEALAQTAGIYAYDKIGDEGKGKFVFFMAIDNVKFRKKVVPGDVVILNCRVLRFKKGLLKVEAWAEVDDEKACEAVLTAVMRDS; this is encoded by the coding sequence ATGATGGATCTTAATAAGATACTTGAAATCCTGCCCCACAGATACCCTCTGCTCCTCGTGGACAGGGTTCTGGATATTCAGGATGACAGTATAAAGGCGCAGAAGAACGTTACCTACAATGAGCAGTTTTTTCAGGGGCATTTCCCCGGGCTTCCTGTTATGCCCGGTGTGCTTATTGTGGAGGCTCTTGCGCAGACAGCAGGGATTTATGCCTACGATAAGATTGGTGATGAAGGGAAAGGGAAGTTTGTTTTCTTCATGGCTATCGATAACGTTAAGTTTAGGAAGAAGGTTGTTCCCGGTGATGTTGTCATACTGAACTGCAGGGTTCTGCGTTTCAAGAAGGGGCTTCTTAAGGTTGAGGCCTGGGCGGAAGTGGATGATGAGAAGGCCTGTGAGGCTGTGCTTACAGCCGTAATGAGGGACAGCTGA
- the lpxD gene encoding UDP-3-O-(3-hydroxymyristoyl)glucosamine N-acyltransferase — protein sequence MERQSVKTTLHLSEIAEAVSGELRGDDITVNSLRSLDDTESGCIAPLFDKKRLEEAESSSAAALLLSASVTYTGGKPAVVVKNSSQALAKLIDLFYPERKFEGGVSAGAYAAPGADIHPSAFLAHGVVVEDGASVGENSYIGANSYIGRGTKIGSGCRIHPGVSVYYGCTVGNNVILHTGAVIGADGFGFWQDGNGVSHKIPQVGGVIIGDDVEIGANTSVDRGALGDTVIGKGTKIDNQVHVGHNTKIGEHCILVGQVGISGSCNIGDRVIFGGRAGSVDHVSIASGTIIAAMGVVDRDVDEPGMYSGFPLVPHSKWLRILMAQKDLPEIKKKLAKISRRVDDGS from the coding sequence ATGGAACGCCAATCAGTAAAAACCACTCTGCATCTCAGCGAGATTGCAGAAGCGGTATCGGGGGAGCTCCGCGGCGATGATATCACCGTAAACTCCCTTCGTTCACTGGATGATACAGAATCGGGGTGCATAGCACCCCTTTTCGATAAAAAGCGGCTTGAGGAGGCTGAGAGTTCCTCTGCGGCTGCTCTTCTCCTTTCCGCAAGTGTTACGTATACGGGTGGAAAGCCAGCCGTTGTGGTGAAAAACAGCTCCCAGGCACTTGCAAAGCTCATCGATCTTTTCTATCCTGAACGGAAGTTCGAGGGTGGTGTTTCAGCCGGAGCGTATGCCGCTCCCGGTGCGGATATCCATCCGAGTGCATTCCTTGCCCACGGTGTCGTTGTGGAAGATGGTGCTTCAGTCGGCGAAAACAGCTACATTGGTGCAAACTCCTACATCGGGAGGGGTACGAAGATCGGCAGCGGCTGCCGCATTCATCCCGGTGTATCTGTTTACTACGGCTGCACAGTGGGAAACAATGTTATCCTGCATACCGGTGCAGTTATCGGTGCGGACGGCTTCGGCTTCTGGCAGGACGGCAACGGAGTTTCCCATAAGATACCCCAGGTAGGGGGTGTTATTATCGGCGATGACGTGGAGATCGGCGCAAACACCTCTGTGGACAGGGGTGCGCTGGGTGATACTGTCATCGGCAAGGGTACAAAGATTGACAATCAGGTGCATGTCGGACACAACACAAAGATCGGCGAACACTGCATCCTGGTAGGTCAGGTGGGCATATCCGGAAGCTGTAATATAGGCGACAGGGTTATCTTCGGCGGAAGAGCGGGCTCTGTGGACCATGTAAGCATAGCTTCGGGAACAATTATTGCAGCTATGGGTGTTGTGGACAGGGATGTTGATGAACCGGGCATGTATTCCGGCTTCCCCCTCGTTCCACATTCCAAATGGCTCAGAATACTTATGGCCCAGAAGGATCTGCCGGAGATAAAGAAGAAGCTGGCAAAGATTTCAAGGAGAGTTGATGATGGATCTTAA
- a CDS encoding OmpH family outer membrane protein translates to MKRITALIVVALMFVSVSAFAKVGVVNFQKVLTTSDAGKTVHKKLQQKADEFDAELKKISDRVTAIQQEYEKQESLLTPEAKDAKRAEVNRLVREFQGMKEDSSKRLRRMESRELQTIEEDVIAIVDKLGKELGYELIIEMQTAGVMYFSEKINITDIVIERYNKEWNANQ, encoded by the coding sequence ATGAAGAGAATTACGGCACTAATAGTTGTTGCACTTATGTTTGTATCGGTATCCGCCTTTGCGAAGGTTGGAGTTGTTAACTTCCAGAAGGTTCTTACCACTTCCGATGCGGGTAAAACGGTACACAAAAAACTGCAGCAGAAAGCCGATGAATTCGATGCTGAACTTAAGAAGATAAGCGACAGGGTTACAGCTATCCAGCAGGAGTATGAGAAGCAGGAATCACTCCTTACACCCGAGGCAAAGGATGCCAAGCGTGCAGAGGTAAACAGGCTCGTAAGGGAGTTTCAGGGTATGAAGGAAGATTCCTCCAAGCGTCTCAGGCGTATGGAATCAAGGGAGCTTCAAACCATCGAAGAGGATGTTATCGCCATCGTGGACAAGCTTGGTAAAGAGCTCGGTTACGAGCTTATCATCGAGATGCAGACCGCAGGCGTAATGTACTTCTCCGAAAAGATCAACATCACAGACATCGTAATCGAAAGGTACAACAAGGAATGGAACGCCAATCAGTAA
- the bamA gene encoding outer membrane protein assembly factor BamA, translating to MFIKRFLAGFFFSILIFLATEQASAARVDAVEVEGNRRVPEETILKYAVEPGTEFDLETVDESIRRLFQEDLVEDVKVDMNLNDDRLILTYIIKEKPYVHSVYFEGNAELKERYLREEMIPMAGEVLHRGKIAANVKALITLYNDEKYYSATVNPMIEDRGDGTVDVVFSIDEGPEARVYTINFAGNEFYTDKELEKAISTNEKGFFSWLTGSGKLKREELQIDMERIKNKYLREGYVKVRVGEPEIELGEEKKKITLTFRIDEGERYKVRSVNFEGNRHRTVEELEASTILKPGDWFNIETYQEDVKRITDRFTQIGYAFANVNPLSKMNDDNNTVGLVYEIEENALVTINRITIQGNEETRDRVIRRELDIVEGDIYDSAKISKSRKNVEFTDYFEQVRLEEQRADDTSVDLDVSVKEKRTGFFSVGMGYSSIDQLIGMFEVQKKNLFGSGYTIDFKGEFSGSRTDYTLSFTDPWFMDQPITVGVDLFKLKKGYYDYDKKSEGGALRVGHRVMGRSLYANYKLAYEKEEIYNIEDEASWYVKEQEGEYTTISITPMLNYRTVNHPVDPTDGNRSRVYVKYAGLGGDNKYVKTGVETTEYIPLFWKFIGVLHIEGAFLSKTADEALPIDERFRLGGMYSVRGYKYGDISPLDEDGNEYGGNKMFLFNAELVFPISEEAGLKGVLFYDAGEVDDEDESYLSGEMRSSVGFGFRWYSPIGPLRIEYGHKLEAKEEEESGRWEFSIGGMF from the coding sequence ATGTTTATTAAACGTTTTTTGGCAGGTTTTTTTTTTAGTATCCTGATATTTCTGGCAACGGAGCAGGCCTCGGCAGCTAGGGTAGACGCTGTGGAGGTTGAGGGGAACAGAAGGGTTCCGGAAGAAACAATCCTCAAGTATGCGGTTGAGCCGGGTACGGAGTTTGACCTGGAAACTGTGGACGAATCAATACGCCGACTTTTCCAGGAAGACCTTGTTGAGGATGTTAAGGTTGATATGAACCTTAATGACGATCGTCTTATTCTCACCTATATAATCAAAGAAAAACCCTACGTACACAGTGTTTATTTCGAAGGCAACGCCGAACTTAAGGAGCGCTATCTCCGTGAGGAGATGATACCCATGGCGGGTGAGGTTCTCCACAGGGGCAAGATCGCCGCAAACGTTAAAGCACTTATAACTCTTTACAATGATGAAAAATACTACTCTGCAACAGTGAACCCTATGATCGAGGACCGCGGTGATGGAACAGTGGACGTTGTTTTCAGCATCGATGAGGGGCCCGAGGCAAGGGTTTATACCATAAACTTTGCAGGAAACGAGTTCTATACAGATAAGGAGCTCGAAAAGGCTATATCCACCAATGAAAAGGGCTTCTTCTCGTGGCTTACCGGCAGCGGAAAGCTTAAGAGGGAAGAACTTCAAATCGATATGGAACGCATTAAAAACAAATACCTGAGAGAAGGTTATGTTAAAGTGCGTGTGGGTGAGCCTGAGATCGAGCTTGGTGAGGAAAAGAAGAAGATAACCCTCACCTTCCGTATCGACGAGGGTGAGCGTTACAAGGTCCGCAGTGTTAATTTTGAGGGTAACAGGCACAGAACCGTAGAGGAGCTTGAGGCATCCACAATACTCAAGCCCGGCGATTGGTTCAACATCGAAACCTATCAGGAGGATGTTAAGCGGATAACGGACCGCTTCACCCAGATAGGCTACGCCTTTGCAAACGTTAATCCTCTCTCAAAGATGAACGACGACAACAACACCGTGGGGCTTGTTTACGAGATAGAGGAGAACGCCCTCGTTACAATAAACCGTATCACTATTCAGGGGAACGAGGAGACCAGAGACAGGGTTATCCGCCGTGAGCTGGATATTGTTGAAGGTGATATATACGATAGCGCAAAGATCAGTAAATCACGCAAGAATGTGGAGTTCACAGACTACTTCGAGCAGGTGCGTCTTGAGGAGCAGAGGGCGGATGATACATCCGTTGACCTTGATGTCTCCGTAAAAGAGAAGCGTACAGGCTTTTTCAGCGTTGGTATGGGTTATTCATCAATCGACCAGCTTATTGGTATGTTTGAGGTGCAGAAGAAGAACCTCTTCGGCTCCGGATACACCATCGACTTCAAGGGTGAGTTCTCTGGCTCCAGAACAGACTACACCCTCAGCTTCACCGACCCATGGTTTATGGACCAGCCCATAACCGTTGGCGTGGATCTCTTCAAGCTTAAGAAGGGGTACTACGACTATGACAAAAAGTCCGAAGGTGGAGCCCTCCGTGTGGGACACAGAGTAATGGGTCGAAGTCTCTATGCGAACTACAAGCTCGCCTACGAAAAGGAGGAGATCTACAACATCGAAGATGAGGCCTCCTGGTATGTGAAGGAGCAGGAGGGTGAATATACAACCATCAGCATCACCCCCATGCTTAACTACAGAACCGTTAACCACCCCGTGGATCCCACGGATGGAAACCGCAGCCGGGTGTATGTGAAATACGCAGGGCTTGGCGGTGATAATAAATATGTAAAAACCGGTGTAGAAACCACCGAGTACATCCCTCTTTTCTGGAAGTTTATCGGTGTTCTGCACATTGAAGGCGCCTTCCTCTCCAAAACCGCCGATGAGGCACTGCCTATCGATGAACGATTCCGCCTTGGCGGCATGTACAGCGTTCGTGGCTACAAGTACGGTGATATATCGCCGTTGGATGAGGACGGCAATGAGTATGGCGGTAATAAGATGTTCCTCTTTAATGCAGAGCTCGTTTTCCCGATATCCGAGGAAGCGGGACTTAAGGGGGTTCTTTTCTATGACGCCGGTGAAGTTGACGATGAAGATGAATCATACCTATCAGGGGAGATGCGTTCCTCTGTGGGTTTCGGCTTCCGGTGGTACAGCCCTATCGGACCCCTCCGCATAGAGTACGGGCATAAGCTCGAGGCTAAGGAAGAAGAGGAGTCGGGAAGATGGGAGTTCTCCATCGGAGGTATGTTCTGA